One segment of Fuscovulum ytuae DNA contains the following:
- a CDS encoding porin, whose amino-acid sequence MKKVLLATTMFVAGASVAAADVTLSGDGRMGVISSGSDDPRTPTIDESGLAFTSRARVAFGLSGETDGGLQFGGSFRADNAGGAAGGTAGSVFLSGAFGKISMGDVDGAAQMATGHVAGVGFTGLGDLNESTFLGAGGANLVTQAFAAGPDNPLETTDPTVLYEYSFGDFTFYASHTNTRPVTSGNAAANTGLNSNATAAALGAKYTFSGYTIGLGYEKLSGYIAPAGVTVATPLVTAAKPLDNTDLDHVVLTLEGKVAGLTVKGLIGQASGRLAGVNIKTPANNGKQYAASATYTTGALSGTLFYADDSALGGTAALGVGASYDLGGGAAITGGWARTKVAGRDSSTADLGVTFKF is encoded by the coding sequence ATGAAAAAAGTCCTGCTCGCGACGACCATGTTCGTCGCCGGCGCTTCGGTCGCCGCCGCAGATGTGACGTTGTCGGGCGATGGCCGCATGGGTGTCATTTCGTCCGGCTCCGACGACCCTCGCACCCCGACCATCGATGAAAGCGGCCTCGCCTTCACCTCGCGTGCTCGTGTCGCCTTCGGCCTGTCGGGCGAAACCGACGGCGGCCTGCAGTTCGGCGGTTCGTTCCGTGCGGACAACGCGGGTGGCGCTGCTGGCGGCACCGCCGGTTCCGTGTTCCTGTCGGGCGCTTTCGGCAAGATTTCGATGGGTGACGTCGACGGCGCGGCCCAGATGGCGACCGGCCACGTGGCTGGCGTCGGCTTCACCGGTCTCGGCGACCTGAACGAGTCGACGTTCCTCGGCGCAGGTGGTGCGAACCTTGTGACGCAGGCCTTTGCCGCCGGTCCGGATAACCCGCTTGAAACCACCGACCCCACCGTTCTGTACGAATACAGCTTCGGTGATTTCACGTTCTATGCGTCGCACACCAACACCCGTCCGGTGACCTCGGGGAACGCTGCGGCCAATACCGGTCTGAACTCGAACGCAACGGCGGCTGCTTTGGGTGCGAAGTACACCTTCAGCGGTTACACGATCGGCCTCGGCTATGAAAAGCTGTCCGGCTACATCGCTCCGGCTGGTGTCACGGTGGCAACGCCCCTCGTGACGGCTGCCAAGCCGCTTGACAATACCGACCTCGACCACGTCGTCCTGACGCTGGAAGGCAAGGTTGCAGGCCTGACTGTAAAGGGCCTGATTGGTCAGGCCTCCGGCAGACTGGCCGGTGTGAACATCAAGACCCCGGCCAACAACGGCAAGCAGTATGCCGCTTCGGCGACCTACACGACCGGCGCGCTTTCGGGCACGCTGTTCTATGCCGATGACTCGGCACTGGGCGGCACGGCGGCTCTCGGTGTCGGCGCGTCCTACGATCTGGGTGGCGGTGCTGCCATCACCGGCGGCTGGGCCCGCACCAAGGTTGCCGGTCGCGACTCGAGCACTGCCGACCTCGGTGTGACCTTCAAGTTCTGA
- a CDS encoding YggS family pyridoxal phosphate-dependent enzyme, producing the protein MGLSDIASKIRAAEQAAGRAAGSVTLIAVSKVQPLDRVVAVLEQGHRVFGENYVQEAAGKWPDLQARFGKVDLHMIGPLQTNKAKVAVDLFDAIHSVDRPSLAEKLARLAQDRGRCPQLFIQVNTGEEAQKAGVLPAELDAFLAACRGMDLTVAGLMCIPPEGEDSTPHFTALAGMAARNGLTGLSMGMSGDFEAAIAAGATHVRVGSAIFGARSYA; encoded by the coding sequence ATGGGTCTGTCAGACATCGCCAGTAAGATACGGGCCGCAGAGCAGGCGGCCGGGCGCGCGGCAGGCTCCGTCACCTTGATTGCCGTCTCCAAAGTGCAGCCGCTGGATCGTGTTGTGGCTGTTCTGGAGCAGGGTCATCGCGTGTTTGGTGAAAACTACGTGCAAGAAGCGGCGGGGAAATGGCCCGACCTTCAGGCCCGTTTCGGCAAGGTCGACCTGCACATGATCGGCCCCTTGCAAACGAACAAAGCCAAGGTGGCGGTCGACTTGTTTGACGCGATCCACAGCGTCGACCGCCCCTCGCTGGCCGAAAAGCTTGCCCGTCTTGCGCAGGATCGCGGGCGCTGCCCGCAACTCTTTATACAGGTGAACACGGGAGAAGAGGCGCAGAAGGCCGGCGTCCTGCCTGCTGAACTGGATGCCTTCCTTGCCGCCTGCCGGGGGATGGACCTGACAGTGGCAGGTCTGATGTGCATCCCCCCGGAAGGTGAAGACAGCACCCCTCATTTTACCGCACTGGCCGGGATGGCGGCGCGGAACGGCCTGACGGGCCTGTCAATGGGGATGAGCGGGGATTTCGAAGCCGCCATCGCGGCGGGCGCCACCCATGTGCGGGTGGGATCAGCGATTTTCGGCGCGCGGAGCTACGCCTGA
- a CDS encoding amylosucrase, protein MARTPSSDDDIFDLRLARSAPDLWPMLEALYGARPDYAGFHDALLKSMRKAWADRAPDLKRLDLKRDLEPDWFQRPDMAGYVFYIDRFAGTLPKVLEKLDYLQELGVNYIHFMPCLKPRPGDSDGGYSVMDYRAINPAYGTMSDFEAVTAELRKRGISVCVDLVLNHTAKEHAWAKKAAKGDAKYQDYYLMFDTPDLPKRYEETLVEVFPDNAPGNFTHYPDFGKWVWTTFNEHQWDLNWANPQVFLEIAEIMLFLANRGVDVLRLDAVAFMWKRMGTRCQSEPEVHMLLQALRAVCRIACPAVLHLEEAIVAPAEMLPYLGRGRHDGKEGNLAYHNSLMVQFWSALATRDTRLMTHVMGTHFPDRLTNATYATYIRCHDDIGWAVTDEDAAALNLSGPAHRAFLSDFYDGTFPGSFARGTLFQVNPATGDKRISGTFAALAGLEQAEATGDVAGAELAVQRVLMGHALIAAWGGIPLIYMGDELALPNDYGYLDVPEHAHDSRWIHRPRMDWAAAEARHEGRSHASRVWLGLRHILARRRATVALHAAYPIRVVTCESAQVFAFRRDAPTGTLLCLFNFAESWAHVPEAWARAQGATRLWDELSDHPVETHHGNIVLPPYARVWLA, encoded by the coding sequence ATGGCCCGCACGCCATCTTCGGATGACGACATCTTTGACCTGCGCCTTGCCCGCAGTGCGCCGGACCTCTGGCCGATGCTTGAGGCGCTTTACGGTGCACGGCCGGATTATGCAGGCTTTCATGATGCGCTTCTCAAGTCGATGCGGAAGGCATGGGCAGATCGCGCGCCCGATCTGAAGCGGTTGGACCTGAAGCGGGATCTGGAACCCGACTGGTTTCAGCGCCCCGACATGGCGGGCTATGTCTTTTATATCGACCGCTTTGCCGGAACGCTGCCCAAGGTTCTGGAAAAGCTGGATTATCTGCAGGAGCTGGGGGTCAATTACATCCATTTCATGCCCTGCCTGAAACCCCGCCCGGGCGATAGCGACGGCGGCTATTCGGTTATGGATTACCGCGCGATCAACCCGGCCTATGGCACGATGTCGGACTTCGAGGCCGTTACGGCGGAGCTGCGTAAGCGTGGGATTTCCGTCTGTGTCGACCTTGTTCTGAACCACACCGCCAAGGAGCATGCCTGGGCGAAAAAGGCCGCCAAGGGTGATGCGAAATATCAGGACTATTACCTGATGTTCGACACACCCGATCTTCCAAAGCGCTATGAGGAAACGCTGGTCGAGGTGTTTCCCGACAACGCGCCGGGGAATTTCACCCATTACCCGGACTTCGGGAAATGGGTCTGGACCACCTTCAACGAACATCAATGGGACCTGAACTGGGCCAATCCTCAGGTGTTCCTTGAGATTGCCGAGATCATGCTTTTCCTCGCCAATCGCGGCGTGGATGTGCTGCGTCTGGATGCCGTGGCCTTCATGTGGAAGCGGATGGGCACCCGGTGCCAATCGGAACCAGAAGTGCATATGCTGCTTCAGGCGCTGCGGGCGGTGTGCAGGATCGCATGTCCCGCTGTCCTGCATCTGGAAGAGGCCATCGTCGCACCCGCCGAGATGCTGCCCTATCTTGGGCGTGGGCGGCATGACGGTAAGGAAGGCAATCTTGCCTATCACAACAGCCTGATGGTGCAATTCTGGTCGGCGCTCGCCACCCGCGACACGCGGCTGATGACGCATGTGATGGGCACGCATTTCCCCGACCGGCTGACCAATGCGACCTATGCCACCTATATCCGCTGTCATGACGATATCGGCTGGGCCGTAACGGATGAGGATGCTGCGGCACTGAACCTTTCCGGGCCTGCGCATCGCGCTTTTCTGTCGGATTTCTACGACGGCACCTTCCCCGGCAGTTTCGCGCGCGGCACGCTGTTTCAGGTGAACCCGGCAACGGGGGACAAGCGCATTTCCGGTACATTCGCAGCCCTGGCAGGGCTGGAACAGGCCGAGGCGACGGGCGACGTGGCAGGGGCGGAACTTGCGGTGCAGCGTGTCTTGATGGGCCATGCCCTGATTGCGGCATGGGGCGGGATCCCGTTGATCTATATGGGCGACGAACTCGCCCTTCCGAATGATTATGGTTATCTTGACGTGCCGGAACATGCCCATGACAGCCGCTGGATCCATCGCCCGCGGATGGATTGGGCGGCAGCCGAGGCACGGCATGAGGGGCGCAGCCATGCCTCACGCGTTTGGCTGGGGCTGCGCCACATCCTTGCGCGGCGGCGGGCGACGGTAGCCCTGCATGCGGCGTACCCGATCCGTGTGGTGACATGTGAAAGCGCGCAGGTCTTTGCCTTCCGCCGCGATGCCCCGACGGGGACGCTGCTTTGTCTGTTCAACTTTGCGGAAAGCTGGGCCCATGTGCCAGAAGCTTGGGCGCGGGCCCAAGGTGCAACGCGGCTGTGGGATGAGTTGTCGGATCATCCGGTCGAGACGCATCACGGCAATATCGTGCTGCCGCCCTATGCGCGGGTTTGGTTGGCGTAG
- a CDS encoding L,D-transpeptidase family protein, protein MGRSFPCSIGRTGIVPARMKREGDGATPAGVHRFVGMLYRPDRLSAAELPDWALPFGPSDLWSDDPKDPDYNLMVRAPHGWSHERLTRPDPMYDLILLTDWNWPQAEPGRGSAIFVHTWRRPRRGTAGCVAFGRTDLLWIANRIRHESRLVIRL, encoded by the coding sequence ATGGGGCGGAGCTTTCCATGTTCCATTGGGCGAACTGGAATCGTTCCGGCGCGCATGAAACGTGAAGGGGACGGGGCGACGCCTGCCGGGGTGCATCGTTTTGTCGGAATGCTCTATCGCCCCGACCGGCTGTCGGCGGCAGAACTGCCCGACTGGGCGCTGCCCTTCGGACCATCAGACCTGTGGTCGGACGATCCGAAAGACCCGGACTACAACCTGATGGTCCGGGCACCGCATGGCTGGTCGCATGAACGGCTGACGCGACCCGATCCGATGTATGACTTGATCCTGCTGACGGATTGGAACTGGCCGCAGGCGGAACCGGGCCGGGGATCGGCGATCTTCGTCCATACATGGCGGCGTCCGCGGCGGGGCACGGCGGGATGCGTGGCTTTCGGGCGCACAGACCTGCTTTGGATCGCGAACCGCATTCGCCATGAAAGCCGTCTGGTGATCCGCCTTTGA
- the ribA gene encoding GTP cyclohydrolase II: MTRPAPLAPSPIERLARARGDLRMGVPVVMTGDGRAMLIVAVEALEPARLAALRALGQPELALTARRAETLKTPAYDGDIARILVPEGMGVEWLRALADPADDLRVPLKGPLRSLREGSSALHRAALQLVKSAHLLPAALLVPVAHGLAVAEENALTLLPLAEIVPELARMSPLHPVVNARLPMQAAQAGRVHIFRPEDGGEEHYAIEIGRPDRSQPVLARLHSACFTGDVLGSLKCDCGPQLRAALAHMGEEGAGVLLYLNQEGRGIGLANKMRAYSLQDQGFDTVEANHRLGFEDDERDFRIGAGILRKMGFASVRLLTNNPRKMAMMESCGVAVAERVPLKVGKTDENAAYLATKAAKSGHLL; this comes from the coding sequence ATGACCCGACCCGCCCCCCTTGCCCCCTCCCCCATCGAACGGCTGGCCCGCGCGCGCGGCGACCTGCGCATGGGTGTTCCTGTGGTAATGACGGGGGATGGCCGTGCGATGTTGATCGTGGCGGTAGAGGCGTTGGAGCCTGCGCGCCTTGCCGCCCTGCGTGCGCTGGGTCAGCCGGAACTGGCGCTCACGGCGCGGCGGGCCGAGACCTTGAAGACCCCCGCCTATGACGGCGATATCGCGCGCATTCTTGTGCCCGAAGGGATGGGAGTAGAGTGGCTGCGTGCGCTGGCCGATCCGGCGGATGATCTGCGCGTGCCGCTGAAGGGCCCGTTGCGCAGCCTGCGCGAGGGGTCCTCGGCCCTGCACCGCGCCGCGCTGCAATTGGTGAAATCCGCCCATCTTCTGCCCGCCGCCCTGCTGGTGCCCGTGGCGCATGGCTTGGCCGTGGCGGAAGAGAACGCCCTTACCCTGCTGCCTTTGGCCGAGATCGTCCCAGAGCTGGCCCGCATGTCGCCCTTGCATCCGGTGGTCAACGCACGCCTTCCGATGCAGGCGGCGCAGGCGGGAAGGGTTCATATCTTCCGCCCAGAGGATGGCGGGGAAGAGCATTACGCGATTGAGATCGGCAGACCCGACCGCAGCCAGCCCGTACTGGCAAGGCTGCATTCCGCCTGTTTCACAGGTGACGTTCTGGGCAGCCTGAAATGCGACTGCGGCCCGCAATTGCGCGCAGCCTTGGCGCATATGGGCGAGGAAGGCGCGGGCGTTCTGCTTTACCTTAATCAGGAGGGCCGGGGCATCGGCCTTGCCAACAAGATGCGCGCCTATTCGTTGCAGGATCAGGGTTTCGATACGGTGGAGGCGAACCATCGCCTTGGGTTCGAAGATGACGAACGTGATTTCCGCATTGGTGCCGGCATCCTGCGGAAGATGGGCTTTGCTTCGGTCCGGCTGCTTACCAACAACCCGCGCAAGATGGCGATGATGGAAAGCTGCGGCGTGGCGGTGGCGGAACGTGTGCCGCTGAAGGTGGGGAAGACGGATGAAAACGCGGCCTATCTGGCGACCAAGGCTGCGAAGTCGGGGCATCTTCTGTGA
- a CDS encoding response regulator transcription factor codes for MGTLRKILLVDDDDDLREALSEQLVMTEDFDVFEARTGAEGMEKAKAGLYDLVILDVGLPDTDGRELCRRMRKAGVKCPVLMLTGHDSDADTILGLDAGANDYVTKPFKFPVLLARIRAQLRQHEQSEDAIFQLGPYTFKPAQKMLVDEKEKKIRLTEKETNILKFLYRAQQGVVARDVLLHEVWGYNAGVTTHTLETHIYRLRQKIEPDPSNARLLVTESGGYRLVA; via the coding sequence ATGGGCACCCTAAGAAAGATTCTGCTGGTCGATGATGACGACGACCTGCGCGAGGCGCTGAGCGAACAGCTCGTCATGACCGAAGACTTTGACGTCTTCGAAGCCCGCACCGGGGCAGAGGGGATGGAAAAGGCCAAAGCCGGTCTTTACGACCTCGTGATCCTGGATGTGGGTCTTCCCGATACCGATGGTCGCGAACTGTGCCGCCGGATGCGCAAGGCTGGCGTGAAGTGCCCGGTCCTGATGCTGACGGGACATGATTCGGATGCTGATACGATTCTGGGCCTTGATGCCGGGGCCAACGACTATGTGACGAAGCCTTTCAAGTTCCCAGTGTTGCTTGCGCGCATCAGGGCGCAGCTGCGCCAGCACGAACAATCCGAAGACGCGATCTTCCAGCTGGGCCCCTACACCTTCAAGCCCGCGCAGAAGATGCTGGTCGATGAAAAGGAAAAGAAAATCCGGCTGACGGAGAAGGAAACCAATATCCTGAAGTTCCTTTATCGCGCGCAACAAGGCGTTGTGGCTCGCGACGTGCTGCTGCATGAGGTCTGGGGATACAATGCCGGGGTGACCACTCATACGCTGGAAACCCATATTTACCGCCTGCGGCAGAAGATCGAACCCGATCCGTCAAATGCCCGCCTGCTCGTGACCGAAAGTGGCGGTTACAGATTGGTGGCCTAA
- a CDS encoding tyrosine-type recombinase/integrase, with protein MKSKGFRTQQLDLPVQQDSYLFLNPRFNKPYTSFHLAWDRARKRLGMKDVRIHDLRHTYASLLINRGASIYEVQKLLGHYHISMTERYAHLLPDTLHQRVEIVADLLAGRNAQVARPH; from the coding sequence ATCAAATCCAAAGGATTCCGCACGCAACAGCTTGACCTGCCGGTTCAGCAGGATTCGTATCTGTTCCTCAATCCCCGTTTCAATAAGCCCTATACCAGCTTTCATCTGGCATGGGATCGGGCGCGCAAGCGTTTGGGGATGAAGGACGTGCGCATTCACGACCTGCGGCACACCTATGCGAGCCTTCTGATCAACCGCGGGGCATCGATCTATGAGGTGCAGAAGCTTTTGGGTCATTACCACATCTCGATGACCGAACGGTATGCGCATCTGTTGCCAGATACGCTGCATCAACGGGTCGAGATCGTGGCTGACCTTTTGGCAGGACGGAACGCGCAGGTGGCGCGTCCTCACTAA
- a CDS encoding exodeoxyribonuclease III encodes MKIATWNINSVRLREGLVARLMQEEAPDVLCLQECKSPVEKIPVEAFQALGYTHMVARGQKGYNGVAILSKMPLTDAGSVDFAGLGHARHVAARLENGLTIHNCYVPAGGDIPERTENEKFGQKLDYLTHLRDHFHAEKPAKSILVGDLNIAPREDDVWSHKQLLKIVSHTPIEVEHLGAAQDAGGWVDVTRQDIPSGLLYSWWSYRAADWDAADKGRRLDHIWATPDIAGAAHGSRILRPCRGWEQPSDHVPVFASFDL; translated from the coding sequence ATGAAAATCGCCACTTGGAACATCAATTCCGTCCGCCTGCGCGAAGGTCTGGTGGCGCGCCTGATGCAGGAAGAGGCCCCCGATGTGCTGTGCCTGCAGGAATGCAAAAGCCCTGTCGAAAAAATCCCGGTCGAGGCGTTTCAGGCCCTTGGCTATACCCACATGGTTGCCCGGGGGCAAAAGGGCTATAACGGCGTGGCGATCCTGTCCAAAATGCCGCTGACAGATGCGGGATCGGTGGATTTCGCGGGACTCGGCCATGCCCGCCACGTTGCCGCACGGCTCGAAAACGGGCTGACGATCCACAACTGCTATGTCCCCGCAGGCGGCGATATCCCGGAGCGGACGGAAAACGAAAAGTTTGGCCAAAAACTCGATTACCTCACCCATCTGCGCGACCATTTCCATGCCGAGAAGCCTGCGAAATCCATCCTTGTCGGCGATCTGAACATTGCGCCCCGCGAAGATGATGTCTGGTCGCATAAGCAATTGCTGAAGATCGTCAGCCACACGCCGATCGAAGTGGAACATCTGGGCGCCGCCCAGGATGCTGGGGGATGGGTCGATGTCACGCGGCAGGATATCCCGTCGGGCCTGCTTTATTCCTGGTGGTCCTACCGTGCCGCAGATTGGGATGCCGCGGATAAAGGGCGGCGCCTTGATCACATCTGGGCCACGCCCGATATCGCCGGGGCCGCGCATGGCAGCCGCATCCTGCGGCCCTGCCGCGGATGGGAACAGCCGTCCGACCATGTTCCCGTCTTTGCGAGCTTTGACCTCTGA
- a CDS encoding WGR domain-containing protein, giving the protein MLTYLMLRDTRPRPRFYRVEVSYNLFGEYSVLREWGQRGKRGQALLVWFSNLREACLAAERWRKRAGRRGYCATEG; this is encoded by the coding sequence GTGCTGACCTATCTCATGCTGCGCGACACGCGCCCGCGCCCCCGATTCTATCGGGTTGAGGTCAGCTATAACCTGTTCGGTGAATATTCGGTGCTGAGGGAATGGGGCCAGCGGGGCAAGCGTGGGCAAGCTCTGCTGGTATGGTTTTCAAACCTGCGCGAGGCCTGTCTTGCGGCAGAACGCTGGCGCAAGCGGGCAGGGCGGCGCGGCTATTGCGCCACGGAAGGATAA
- a CDS encoding saccharopine dehydrogenase, which translates to MTHLWVRAEQRPNEERVGLTPEGAAALVKAGLHVSVEESSVRAIPIDGYKAAGCEIVAENLWPNAPRDAIIFGLKELPEDGTPLIHRHIMFGHAYKGQPAGRELLKRFKAGGGTLYDLEYLVDETGRRVAAFGYWAGFAGAAVALKCWAAQRRGGIAGPVAKYPGRSALIADLEREMAGMARPRAIVIGALGRVGTGASDLCTQMGVAVTKWDMAETASGGPFPEVLAHEIFLNCILARPGCPVFVPASAKTDPRALTVIGDIACDPTSDFSPIKVYDRATDWDAPALRVAEDPPLDVTAIDNLPSLLPVESSEDYAGQLLPSLMTLTDLTAGVWGRAKVEYDRHIATL; encoded by the coding sequence ATGACGCATCTCTGGGTCCGGGCGGAACAGCGTCCAAATGAAGAACGGGTCGGGCTGACGCCCGAAGGTGCTGCCGCGCTGGTCAAGGCAGGGCTGCATGTGTCGGTCGAGGAATCGTCGGTCCGCGCCATCCCGATCGATGGCTACAAAGCCGCGGGATGTGAGATCGTCGCTGAAAACCTGTGGCCCAATGCCCCGCGCGACGCCATCATCTTTGGCCTCAAGGAATTGCCCGAAGACGGCACGCCGCTCATCCATCGCCACATCATGTTTGGCCATGCCTATAAGGGCCAGCCTGCCGGGCGCGAATTGTTGAAACGGTTCAAGGCAGGCGGCGGCACTCTTTACGATCTGGAATACCTGGTCGACGAAACTGGGCGGCGCGTTGCCGCCTTTGGCTATTGGGCGGGTTTCGCCGGGGCTGCTGTCGCCCTGAAATGCTGGGCGGCGCAGCGGCGCGGCGGCATTGCGGGGCCAGTGGCCAAATATCCCGGCCGCTCCGCGCTGATCGCCGATCTGGAACGGGAAATGGCAGGGATGGCCCGCCCCCGTGCCATCGTCATCGGGGCGCTGGGCCGTGTCGGCACCGGGGCATCAGACCTCTGCACCCAGATGGGGGTGGCCGTCACCAAATGGGACATGGCCGAAACCGCGAGCGGCGGGCCTTTCCCCGAGGTTCTGGCCCATGAGATCTTCCTCAACTGCATCCTTGCCCGCCCCGGCTGCCCGGTCTTCGTTCCTGCCAGCGCGAAGACCGATCCCCGCGCGCTGACCGTGATCGGGGACATCGCCTGCGATCCGACCTCCGATTTCTCGCCCATCAAGGTCTATGATCGTGCGACGGATTGGGACGCGCCTGCGCTGCGCGTGGCGGAAGATCCGCCACTTGATGTAACGGCGATCGACAACCTGCCGTCCCTCCTGCCCGTCGAGAGCAGCGAGGATTACGCAGGCCAGCTTTTGCCCAGCCTGATGACGCTGACCGATCTGACAGCAGGGGTTTGGGGGCGGGCAAAGGTGGAATACGACCGCCATATCGCTACGCTGTGA
- a CDS encoding saccharopine dehydrogenase family protein yields the protein MTIHWCGTGLSAVPGLRRLIEGGHKVTVWNRTVDKAREAVGDLTSDIRPYSLEALTAALEPGDVAISMLPADQHVSIAKACLAKGAHFVSSSYIAPEMRALDAEFREKGLCSVNEVGLDPGIDHLMAHDLVARYRASSAYDVKNTLSFTSYCGGVPKIPNPFRYKFSWSPLGVLKALRSPSRSLRNFSELRVNRPWDAITAYDAPLPTPESFEVYPNRDSYPFMEDYRFDPDWQVKDFVRGTIRLNGWAEAWGPVFREIETLEGPAGDARLAEMAAQFWAENSYDEGEPDRVVLFVSLKAERDGHPVWHEEWALDAWGDARGTAMARLVSVPVSLAIESVLSREIPAGVHAAPHDPRLIDKWMGQIRTLAQYLERVDHMSAR from the coding sequence ATGACGATCCATTGGTGCGGCACCGGCCTTTCCGCGGTTCCCGGCCTGCGGCGGCTGATCGAGGGCGGCCATAAGGTGACGGTCTGGAACCGCACCGTTGATAAGGCGCGCGAGGCGGTGGGCGACCTGACCTCCGATATCCGTCCCTACAGCCTTGAGGCGCTAACCGCCGCGCTGGAACCCGGCGATGTGGCCATTTCTATGCTGCCCGCAGATCAGCATGTCAGCATTGCCAAGGCCTGTCTGGCCAAGGGGGCGCATTTCGTTTCCTCTTCCTACATCGCGCCAGAAATGCGGGCGCTGGATGCCGAATTCCGCGAAAAGGGCCTCTGTTCCGTCAACGAGGTGGGGCTTGACCCCGGTATCGACCACCTGATGGCGCATGACCTTGTCGCCCGCTATCGCGCATCCTCGGCCTATGACGTGAAGAATACCCTCTCCTTCACCTCCTATTGCGGCGGCGTGCCGAAAATCCCGAACCCTTTTCGCTACAAGTTCAGCTGGTCGCCCTTGGGCGTGCTGAAGGCGCTGCGCTCTCCGTCGCGCAGCTTGCGGAATTTCAGCGAACTCCGCGTAAATCGCCCATGGGACGCGATCACGGCCTATGATGCGCCGCTGCCCACCCCCGAAAGCTTTGAGGTTTATCCCAACCGCGACAGCTATCCCTTCATGGAAGATTACCGCTTCGATCCCGATTGGCAGGTCAAGGATTTCGTGCGCGGCACGATCCGCCTTAACGGCTGGGCCGAAGCATGGGGTCCTGTGTTCCGTGAGATTGAAACGCTGGAAGGCCCCGCAGGCGATGCCCGTCTGGCCGAAATGGCCGCGCAATTCTGGGCCGAGAATTCCTATGACGAAGGCGAACCTGACCGCGTGGTCCTTTTCGTCTCGCTCAAGGCCGAACGTGACGGTCACCCGGTCTGGCACGAGGAATGGGCGCTGGATGCATGGGGCGATGCGCGCGGCACAGCAATGGCACGGCTGGTGTCGGTTCCTGTCTCCCTCGCCATCGAATCGGTCTTGTCGCGCGAGATACCGGCAGGCGTCCATGCCGCGCCGCACGACCCCCGGCTGATCGACAAGTGGATGGGTCAGATCCGGACTCTGGCCCAATATCTTGAACGTGTCGATCACATGTCAGCCCGCTGA